ATCAATTTGAAGAAGAATATGAGCTTTAGGACATTTTTATAATCTGGTCCTCTAACACTAATTTTTTTCTAAAAATCCGGTAAAACCGGCTTGGTTATAAGAAACAGATTGATGCCAAACAACGACGAACCACGCTGGTTCACGCTGGCAATGGCAAGCCGCTGGCCCCTCGCTGTTGTCATTGCGGCATGGTCAGTCGCTGTTGCTGCGATCCAGATTCTCCGCCAACCCATCCCGATCGGACTGCCCCTCGATCAGCCATTTCCAGTTCGCCTGGTTGGTGGAGTCACTGTTGACGAACTCAAGGCACCTATCCGCGTGAAAAGTGAAGGATCAATAGCCATTGAAGCTTCGACAAAACTCCCCATCGAAGCCTCTGAAGCTATTCCTGTCCAAGGCCAAGTGTCAGTCAGCAAACCCGTCTTGATTGATTCCAATCAGTCTCTTGAAGTCCAAGGACAGGTTTCAGTTGACGAGGTCATAGCCCCAGTCAAAGTGCAAGGTGTGAATGAAGGTCCTGTCCTTGTAGGAACATCCGACGAAGATCAGTTAACCGTGGGTGGAGCCGTATCAGTAACCGAGGTAGGCGGTCCCATCAATGTGCGCCTGCGCGATGCAGCCAAATCGGTGCTCCCGATTCCATAAATGCCATCACTCCCTGCTGACCTCACTCTTGCTGTTGTCGGGCACCTCGAATGGGTCACCTTCCTTGCCGTCAATGAGCTGCCGTCGCCTGGGCAAATCAGCCGTGCCCATCGCTCCCTCGAAGAACCAGCCGGAGCTGGAGCCGTGGTGGCTGTTCAACTTGCCAGGCTCACGGGGCAAAAAGTGGCCTTCTTCACGGCCCTTGGCAAGGATGAAATCGGCGCAAGAAGTGCAGCACGCCTTCGCGAGTTGGGAGTCAACCCAATCATTGCCTGGCGTGAGCAACCCACCCGCCGCGGTATCAGCTTGGTGGATCGCAGCAGCGATCGTGCGATCACGGTCATTGGAGAACGACTGACGCCCATTGCTGATGATCCATTGCCCTGGGAGCTCCTCGCCCATTGCGCTGGGGTGTTTGTCTCAGCGACCGATTCTGAGGGCCTAAAGCTGGCACGCGCAGCCAAGGTATTAACGGCAACGCCCCGCCTTCGCCTACCCATTCTTCAAAAGGCAGGAGTCAGTCTCGATGCCTTAATCGGAAGCAATCTCGATCCAGGCGAGAGAATCGAAGAGGGTGCACTCACCCCAGAGCCAACCCTGCGGATTGCCACAGAAGGAGAGAGGGGGGGGCTCCTCGTCCCAGGAGGACGATTTGAAGCCCAACCTCTCCCAGGCCCCCTTGCGGAAACCTACGGATGCGGGGACAGCTTTGCCGCTGGAGTTACAGCCGGACTCGCCGCTGGATGGACCACAACAGAAGCCATCAAGCTTGGAGCCCAGTGCGGAGCGGCCTGTGCAACTCACTTTGGGCCCTACCCCTAACCCAAAAACAGCGAGCAGCAACGGTGTGGGTGAACCTCTTGTTTATGCATAGCCTCGAGAAGACAGGAACCCAGCAAAGACCGTTGCCATGTCTGATCTGAAATGCCCCTTTAGTGGGCACACAGGGGCTACAACGCTTGCTGGACACACTGGCAATCAACAGTGGTGGCCAAACCAGATCGACCTCAGGATCCTGCATCAACACCATCCATCGGCGAATCCACTTGGAGAGGACTTCGATTACGCCACAGCGTTCTCAACGCTGAATTTTGAAGCGCTCAAAGCTGACCTCCACACCCTGATGAGGGATTCCCAGGAGTGGTGGCCAGCCGACTGGGGGCACTACGGCGCATTATTCATCCGTATGGCCTGGCACAGCGCAGGTACCTACCGGATTGGCGATGGCCGTGGCGGTGCGGGCCACGGCAATCAACGCTTTGCACCCCTGAACAGCTGGCCTGACAACACCAACCTGGATAAAGCGCGACGGTTGCTCTGGCCGATCAAACGCAAGTACGGCAACAGCATTTCTTGGGCCGATTTGATCATTCTCACTGGAACCATCGCTCTGGAATCGATGGGGTTTCAGACCTTTGGGTTTGCAGGGGGCCGCACCGACATTTGGGAACCGGAAGACGACGTGTTCTGGGGGAAAGAAACCCATTGGCTTGCCGACGAACGTCACGACGAGGCAGGAACACTCGACCAGCCACTTGCAGCGGTGGAAATGGGGTTGATTTATGTCAACCCCGAAGGACCTCATGGCAATCCTGATCCGATCGCATCAGGCAAAGACGTGCGAGACACCTTTGCCCGAATGGGCATGAATCCAGAAGAAACCGTTGCGCTCGTAGCAGGTGGACACACATTTGGGAAATGCCATGGGGCGGCAACCGCCGACCATCTGGGCCCTGAACCAGAAGGAACCGAACTGGAAGCCCAAGGTCTGGGATGGAGCAATCGTTTCCAAACAGGGAAAGCGGAGCACACCATCACCAGTGGCATTGAAGGTGCTTGGAAACCCCATCCCACCCGCTGGGATCAGGGCTATTTCCAAATGATGTTCACCTACGAATGGGAACTCACGAAAAGTCCAGCTGGGGCATGGCAATGGGTCGCGAAAGACGTTCAACCAGAGCACATGATTCCCGATGCACACGTTGCTGGGAAGGTTTCGGCTCCAATCATGACCACTGCCGATCTCTCCCTGCGGCATGACCCGATCATGGAGCCGATTGCCCGTCGATTCCACCACGATCAGGAGGCCTTTGCCGATGCCTTTTCTCGCGCCTGGTTCAAACTGACCCATCGAGATTTAGGTCCTCGCGCGTTGTATCTAGGCCCCGATGTGCCGAGCGAGATCCAGATCTGGCAAGACCCCATCCCAGCGGTGGATCACCCACTCATCAACGCAACTGAGATTGCGGCACTCAAACAACAAATCCTTGAGACCAATCTCAGCGTCCAAGACCTGGTCTCTACGGCTTGGGCCTCAGCCTCCACATTTCGCAGTTCGGACCGAAGGGGCGGCGCCAATGGTGGTCGAGTCCGACTGTCACCGCAGTCCAGCTGGGACGTCAACAACCCAGAAACACTGAAGCGGGTGATCACAGAGCTTGAGAGCATTCAAGACTCCTTCCGTCACGCTTCTCCTGACGGCAAACATGTTTCCATTGCCGACTTGATCGTGCTTGCTGGAGGTACAGCGATCGAGAAAGCAGCAGCCGATGGTGGACACCCTGTCACGGTGCCCTTTCACCCAGGTCGAGGCGATGCGGGTGAGGAACAAACCGACAGCGCCTCATTCAATGCTCTCAAACCTCTTGCTGACGGCTTCAGAAATTGGAAACGAGCCGACCTAGCAATACGCGATGAGGAGTTGTTGTTGGACAAAGCCCAACTTCTCTCGCTCAGTGCTCCAGAGATGACAGTTCTGGTGGCAGGGCTACGCGTGCTGGGTGCCAACACCAACGGCAACCAGCAGGGCGTCTTCACTCAGAGACTTGGGGTGCTCAGCACAGATTTCTTCACCAATCTGCTCGACATGAATACAGCTTGGACTCCCACCAACAAAACCGACAGCGCCTCATTCAATGCTCTCAAACCTCTTGCTGACGGCTTCAGAAATTGGAAACGAGCCGACCTAGCAATACGCGATGAGGAGTNNNNNNNNNNNNNNNNNNNNNNNNNNNNNNNNNNNNNNNNNNNNNNNNNNNNNNNNNNNNNNNNNNNNNNNNNNNNNNNNNNNNNNNNNNNNNNNNNNNNGTTGTTGCCATACATCAGTGAACCTGCAACAGCCTCGCGAATGCCGTCGATATCAACCGGAGGTGCGGCGATGAAAGCGACGATGAAGCAGGTGGTAGCGGCAAGCAGGGTGGGGATCATCAACACACCGAACCAACCGACATACAGACGGTTGTTGGTGGAGGTGACCCACTCACAGAACTGCTGCCAGCCATTAGCGCCGGAGCGCTGCTGGATGGTGGTAGTCATGAGAACGGAAAAGAGCCTTTGGGATGAATCCCGGTGGCGAATAAGGAAGGTCGGTTAACCCGACACAAGAAATGTAACGGAAGTTTGCGCAACTGACACGATCCCCGGCGTGAGACCTCCTGATCCCAATGATCAGCTCAGCTAATTAATGGCCTTACTGTTGGGGAACAGGCAGCCTGAGGAGAATGCAAACAAGTAGACGGTTATTTCTGAAGCTGTTAGCAACCACGGCAATCAGTCGGGGGTTGCTGAATGCTGTTCAAGCAGCTCCCCATCAGAAAACGTTCGCATCAGGGGATGCCTTAGAGCGAGGAGATCATCGCTTTGCCTTGATCAGTGATCTCAACGGACCTTATGGGTCAACCCTCTACAGCCCAACCGTTGCAAGAGGACTTGATCTGATCTCTGAACTGCAACCAGATCTGGTCCTTTGCGCAGGAGACATGGTGGCCGGCCAGAAGATCAGCCTGACGGATTCTCAGCTGGAGGCGATGTGGAGCAGCTTCCAATCCACCATTCTCAATCCTCTCCTTCAGCAGGGGATTGGAATGATCCCAACGATGGGCAATCACGACGCATCCAGTCAGAAAGGGGCCTCTCAGTACGTGTTTGCAAGAGAACGCCATCAGGCGGAACGCTTTTGGGAACGACAAAAGAGCCGGCTAGGGCTCGAGTTCATCGATGCGAAGCAGTACCCATTTCAGTTCAGCGTTCAACAACCTGGCTTGTTTGTCGTCGTGATTGATGCCTCTTCCGCCAAGGTTGATCGAGCTCAACGGCAATGGCTTGAGCAAGCACTGGCCTCAGAGTCCAGATCTTCCGACGATTGCTGTGTGGTGATGGGACACCTCCCCCTGACCGCCATCAGCCAGGGTCGGGATCGTGCCGGTGAGTGCATCGAAGACGCCATGCACCTCACCGATTTGATGCAACGCCATCGTGTAGACCTCTATCTCTCAGGACATCACCACGCCTGGTATCCAGGCGAACTCAAAGGGCAGCGACTGCTGAGCCTTGGTGCCATGGGAAACGGACCTCGTCGATTGCTAGGGACGCAACGCACATCTGATCCGAGCCTCACACTGCTTGATCTTTTTCCAGCCACAAAAACAGTTCTTGAAACCACATTTAGCCTGAAAACATTGGAGCCCATCAGTCTTAACTCCCTACCAAAGCAGTTGAGCTCAAAATCGTTTCCAACTTTGGATCGGCGTGAAACCAGCTGGTCCTATGGCTCCTAAAGACGCTTCCTCTCTCATTGACCAAAAAAAAGCCCCCACCGAAAGGCGGGGGCTTCCTCGTTCAGTTGACCTGAACTTGGATTGGTTTCCGGATCAACCGATGGCAGGTGCCTGAAGAGCCACAGGTGTGGACTCAGCAGCAGCCAGGTCGAGGGGGAAGTTATGAGCGTTGCGCTCGTGCATCACTTCCATGCCAAGACCAGCTCTGTTAAGAACGTCGGCCCAGGTGTTCAGGACGCGGCCCTGACTATCAAGGATCGACTGGTTGAAGTTGAAGCCGTTCAGGTTGAAGGCCATGGTTGACACGCCCATGGACGTAAACCAGAT
The window above is part of the Synechococcus sp. WH 8020 genome. Proteins encoded here:
- the katG gene encoding catalase/peroxidase HPI, with amino-acid sequence MSDLKCPFSGHTGATTLAGHTGNQQWWPNQIDLRILHQHHPSANPLGEDFDYATAFSTLNFEALKADLHTLMRDSQEWWPADWGHYGALFIRMAWHSAGTYRIGDGRGGAGHGNQRFAPLNSWPDNTNLDKARRLLWPIKRKYGNSISWADLIILTGTIALESMGFQTFGFAGGRTDIWEPEDDVFWGKETHWLADERHDEAGTLDQPLAAVEMGLIYVNPEGPHGNPDPIASGKDVRDTFARMGMNPEETVALVAGGHTFGKCHGAATADHLGPEPEGTELEAQGLGWSNRFQTGKAEHTITSGIEGAWKPHPTRWDQGYFQMMFTYEWELTKSPAGAWQWVAKDVQPEHMIPDAHVAGKVSAPIMTTADLSLRHDPIMEPIARRFHHDQEAFADAFSRAWFKLTHRDLGPRALYLGPDVPSEIQIWQDPIPAVDHPLINATEIAALKQQILETNLSVQDLVSTAWASASTFRSSDRRGGANGGRVRLSPQSSWDVNNPETLKRVITELESIQDSFRHASPDGKHVSIADLIVLAGGTAIEKAAADGGHPVTVPFHPGRGDAGEEQTDSASFNALKPLADGFRNWKRADLAIRDEELLLDKAQLLSLSAPEMTVLVAGLRVLGANTNGNQQGVFTQRLGVLSTDFFTNLLDMNTAWTPTNKTDSASFNALKPLADGFRNWKRADLAIRDEE
- a CDS encoding PfkB family carbohydrate kinase, with protein sequence MPSLPADLTLAVVGHLEWVTFLAVNELPSPGQISRAHRSLEEPAGAGAVVAVQLARLTGQKVAFFTALGKDEIGARSAARLRELGVNPIIAWREQPTRRGISLVDRSSDRAITVIGERLTPIADDPLPWELLAHCAGVFVSATDSEGLKLARAAKVLTATPRLRLPILQKAGVSLDALIGSNLDPGERIEEGALTPEPTLRIATEGERGGLLVPGGRFEAQPLPGPLAETYGCGDSFAAGVTAGLAAGWTTTEAIKLGAQCGAACATHFGPYP
- a CDS encoding metallophosphoesterase family protein: MQTSRRLFLKLLATTAISRGLLNAVQAAPHQKTFASGDALERGDHRFALISDLNGPYGSTLYSPTVARGLDLISELQPDLVLCAGDMVAGQKISLTDSQLEAMWSSFQSTILNPLLQQGIGMIPTMGNHDASSQKGASQYVFARERHQAERFWERQKSRLGLEFIDAKQYPFQFSVQQPGLFVVVIDASSAKVDRAQRQWLEQALASESRSSDDCCVVMGHLPLTAISQGRDRAGECIEDAMHLTDLMQRHRVDLYLSGHHHAWYPGELKGQRLLSLGAMGNGPRRLLGTQRTSDPSLTLLDLFPATKTVLETTFSLKTLEPISLNSLPKQLSSKSFPTLDRRETSWSYGS